Below is a window of Psychrilyobacter piezotolerans DNA.
CATAAAGAGGATAGTCTGACCTATAAACTGAATCATAATCCAGGTAAATTTTTTGAATTAGATAGTGAAGGTTTACATCTGTTTTCAGGTGTGGAACAAATCTATAATGTGAGTAAAACCAAATATGATATCACTATATCTCCACTGATGAAAGTCTGGGGATTTTTCGATGAATCTGATAGGGTGAAGATCCCTAAAAAAGATGAGCTGGAAAAAGCTGTTATGATGGTAGATTACAGTAATTTGGAAGTTGCAGGGGATAAAATCAGGTTAAAAACTTCTAAAAATAAGATAGATACAGGATCATTTCTGAAGGGATATGCTATCCATAGAGCTAAGATTATATTAGCAGAAAATAAAGTGGAACATGCCTTTATAAGTGCTATATCCAGTATTGAAACTTTGAATACAAAACCAGAGGGGGAGTCTTGGAAGGTGGGGTTGCAAAACCCGGAAGATCCTTCCAAGGTATACCATATCGTCGGAGTAGATGATAAATCCATGGGAGTATCTGGAGATTATCAAATCTATGTGGAGATAGATGGTAAAAAATATCATCATCTGATAGATAAAGAAACCGGATATCCTGTGAGGGACA
It encodes the following:
- a CDS encoding FAD:protein FMN transferase, coding for MKKILLIFILLLLIGCGKKEKKKIVEKKFAFGTMIDMVVYSENPAKAKKAMDLAFEEIKRIDDKFNTHKEDSLTYKLNHNPGKFFELDSEGLHLFSGVEQIYNVSKTKYDITISPLMKVWGFFDESDRVKIPKKDELEKAVMMVDYSNLEVAGDKIRLKTSKNKIDTGSFLKGYAIHRAKIILAENKVEHAFISAISSIETLNTKPEGESWKVGLQNPEDPSKVYHIVGVDDKSMGVSGDYQIYVEIDGKKYHHLIDKETGYPVRDRKMVVVIGEDGFFADMYSTAFFSMPIEDVIAYVNYTDGLEVMIVKADMSEVYSDGFKKYMIK